In a genomic window of Scyliorhinus torazame isolate Kashiwa2021f chromosome 5, sScyTor2.1, whole genome shotgun sequence:
- the LOC140421688 gene encoding uncharacterized protein, whose amino-acid sequence MEKLLKCGDCGKGFNYPSALDIHRRIHTGERPFTCPVCAKGFAYSSSLYTHQRVHIGERPFTCLECGKGCNALSSLLIHQQVHSDQRPFQCSDCDKSFKSTKDLLRHQRTHMEVRPFACSVCGKGFTQSSHLLTHQLVHSDQRPFQCSYCEKCFKSKNDLQAHQRTHTGEKPFTCSLCQRRFGRLSQLQTHQRVHSDQRPFQCSDCGKSFKSKQDLVTHQRVHTGEKPFTCSVCGKGFTHSSHRLRHQRVHTGERTFICSVCGKGFIDSPHLLIHERIHTGERPFTCSMCGKGFTQPSQLTVHQLVHTEQRPFKCSVCVKSFKSTKDLLRHQQVHTGERSFSCSMCGKRFAQSSHLLSHQQVHTGERSFTCSICGKRFARSSNLLRHQRVHKSLHGINSAVAAAVNPMQG is encoded by the coding sequence ATGGAGAAATTattgaaatgtggggactgtgggaagggattcaattacccatctgcaTTGGATattcatcgacgtattcacactggagagaggccgttcacctgtcctgTGTGTGCGAAAGGATTTGCTTACTCATCCAGCCTGTATACACATCAGCGTGTTCATATTGGTGAGAGGCCATTTACTTGCCTCGAATGTGGGAAGGGGTGTAATGCTTTATCAAGTCTCCTGATTCACCAGCAAGTTCACTCTGATCAGAGACCATTTCAGTGTTCTGATTGTGACAAAAGCTTTAAAAGCACAAAGgacttgctgagacaccagcgcactcacatggAGGTGAGGCCTTtcgcctgctcagtgtgtgggaagggattcactcagtcatcccaccttctAACACACCAACTGGTTcactctgatcagagaccttttcaaTGTTCATACTGTGAGAAGTGTTTTAAAAGTAAAAATGATTTACAAgcccaccagcgcactcacactggggagaagccgttcacctgctctctctgtcagAGGAGATTTGGACGTTTATCCcagctacagacacaccagcgagttcactctgatcAGAGGCCATTtcaatgttctgactgtgggaagagctttaaaagcaaacAGGATCtggtgacacaccagcgagttcacaccggggagaagccattcacctgctctgtatgtgggaagggattcacccattcatCCCACcgtctgagacaccagcgagttcacactggagagaggacattcatttgctctgtgtgtgggaagggatttattgattcaccACACCTTCTGATACATGAGCGAATTCATACTGGAGAGAGACCCTTCACTTGCtccatgtgtggaaagggattcacacaGCCATCCCAGCTCACTgtacatcaacttgttcacactgagcagagaccttttaaatgttctgtctgTGTGAAGAGCTTTAAGAGCACAAAGGAccttctgagacaccaacaagttcacactggggagaggtcattcagctgctccatgtgtgggaagagatttgctcagtcatcccacctgctgagccaccagcaggttcacacgggAGAGAGATCATTCACCTGCTCCATATGTGGGAAGCGATTTGCTCGgtcatccaatctgctgagacaccagcgagttcacaagtcacTGCATGGGATAaattctgctgttgctgctgctgttaatcCCATGCAGGGGTGA